A genomic region of Sarcophilus harrisii chromosome 6, mSarHar1.11, whole genome shotgun sequence contains the following coding sequences:
- the PRDX5 gene encoding peroxiredoxin-5, mitochondrial: MGLAGLLALGRRAGPGLKGASGAAAAARSFPGASVRTLRSAPAAMAPIKVGDALPSVEVFEGDPGNKVNLAELFKGKKGVLFGVPGAFTPGCSKTHLPGFVEQAEALKAKGAEVVACLTVNDVFVVTEWGLSQKAAGKVRLLADPTGAFGKAAELLLDDSLVPLFGNHRLKRFSMVVQDGVVKALNVEPDGTGLTCSLAPNLLSQL; encoded by the exons ATGGGGCTGGCCGGGCTGCTGGCCCTCGGGCGCCGCGCTGGGCCGGGGCTTAAAGGGGCGTCGGGAGCTGCCGCAGCCGCGCGGAGCTTCCCCGGCGCGTCGGTCCGGACCCTGCGCAGCGCACCTGCAGCCATGGCCCCGATCAAG GTGGGTGATGCCCTTCCATCCGTGGAGGTATTTGAGGGAGATCCAGGCAATAAAGTGAACTTGGCAGAGCTGTTCAAAGGCAAGAAGGGGGTGCTCTTTGGGGTTCCTGGAGCTTTCACACCAGGCTGTTCCAAG ACCCACCTGCCTGGATTTGTGGAGCAGGCTGAGGCCCTGAAGGCCAAGGGGGCCGAGGTGGTGGCCTGCCTCACTGTCAACGATGTCTTTGTGGTCACTGAGTGGGGCCTGTCACAAAAGGCTGCAGGGAAG GTTCGGCTTCTGGCTGACCCCACCGGGGCCTTTGGGAAG GCAGCAGAGCTGCTCCTGGACGACTCCCTCGTGCCCCTGTTTGGGAACCATCGTCTGAAGAG GTTCTCCATGGTGGTGCAGGATGGCGTCGTGAAAGCCCTGAACGTGGAGCCAGACGGCACAGGTCTCACCTGCAGCCTCGCCCCCAACCTCCTGTCGCAGCTCTGA
- the TRMT112 gene encoding multifunctional methyltransferase subunit TRM112-like protein: protein MQLRMRIWFELCYLHLEAGKREVSGTNSSSSRNILFEEEGAPPLTEVDGGLGEGERLLQWPGPLTGRRKWRTEGAGPVPVPVRVRAQAGMKLLTHNLLSSHVRGVGPRGFPLRIQATEVRVSPVDFNPDFVTRMIPKMEWTALVEAAESLGHLSELPRELAEGYEKDEEFLRKVHHVLLEVEVVEGTLQCPESGRLFPISRGIPNMLLSDEEAAS, encoded by the exons ATGCAGCTGCGCATGCGCATCTGGTTTGAACTGTGTTATTTACATCTAGAGGCAGGAAAACGAGAAGTTTCCGGAACTAACAGCAGCAGCTCCCGCAACATCCTGTTTGAGGAGGAGGGTGCCCCGCCTCTCACGGAAGTGGATGGTGggctgggagagggagaaaggctTCTCCAGTGGCCGGGGCCGCTGACTGGAAGAAGGAAGTGGCGCACGGAAGGTGCCGGCCCGGTTCCGGTTCCGGTGCGGGTGCGCGCGCAGGCGGGGATGAAGCTGCTGACCCACAACTTGCTGAGCTCCCACGTGCGTGGGGTGGGGCCCCGGGGCTTCCCCCTGCGCATCCAG GCCACCGAGGTCCGCGTGAGCCCCGTGGACTTCAACCCTGACTTCGTGACGCGCATGATCCCCAAGATGGAGTGGACGGCGCTGGTGGAAGCGGCCGAGAGC CTGGGCCACCTGTCAGAGCTGCCCCGGGAGCTGGCCGAGGGCTACGAGAAGGACGAAGAGTTCCTGCGGAAGGTCCACCACGTCCTGCTGGAG GTGGAGGTGGTGGAAGGCACTCTGCAGTGTCCGGAGTCGGGCCGCCTGTTCCCCATCAGCCGAGGGATCCCCAACATGCTGCTGAGCGACGAAGAGGCGGCGTCCTAG